Genomic DNA from Candidatus Poribacteria bacterium:
TCGTTCACCGGGTTTGCGGGTCTCTTTCCGATTGTCGTTGCAGCGTTGTTCTGGCAGTGGAGCACGAAGCACGGTGTGTTCGCCGCAATCATCAGTGTAATTTTGTTATGGCTCTATTTTTTTCTCCAAAACTGGCAGACACCAGGATATAGTGTCGGCGGTATCGGGATTATGCCTGCTGCGATTCTGGTCGCTATTTCGTCTGCCTCATTGATAATTGTTTCTTTGCTCACAAAACCTCCTAAATTACAGACGCTTGAAAAGTTTTTTGATGAATGAAGGTCTCACGAATGAGACGCGAAGACTTTGCACCACAAATGCAACTTAAAGTAGATGTAGAAAATATAACAAAAAGGATGGTAAATAAACTGTGACACTGAAAAAAAATATCTCGCTTTTCCTACTGATGGCTTGCCTTTTCGCATGCGGGGAAGCCGAAGAGACCACTGAACCCGAATCTGAAAAACCGGCAATGCTCGAATACGGCACAGTCTCTGGAGCCATCATCGATGCTGACACCGGAAATCGTATTCCTGGGTCGACTGTGACGCTACTCGGACAATCCTTTGAAACTGGCGTAGATGGCAATTACACGTTTCAAGGTGTTCTTTACGACGATGTTCATACCTTGACGGTTATCGATCCGGATTACAAACCGTATAGCCAGCCCGTTGTTCTTAAACAAGAGCGGTTGGTTATAGATATTATGTTGGCACCGCTGAAGGATCCGATGGTGGAATTACAGGGGTTTTTTGACAATTTTGCAGCCCTGCTTGAGTCGGTAGATTTGGAAAACATTGAGGCAATTGAAGCACTCTTCTCAGAAACTTACGTCGCCGCGGACGATCCAGCCACACTTTTCGGGGTGGCATCAGGAATTGTTCCTGAAAATTATGCAGATATTATTCCGGCGATGACGCAGCTTTTTGAGGAGTACGTCTCGCTTCAATTCCTTTTCCAAGATATAGAGATGGATATAACGCATGCCCGGAAAGCGGCAGCAGTCCTTCAACTCGATGTTAACGCAGAAAAAGGGGAAGAACGGGACTTAAGGGAGCTCAAAGCCAGCTGCAGATTTGAATTCCGTCGTGAAGAACGGGATTGGAAAATTGTGTATTGGCAGCTTTTTGAGTTAGATATCCGTCTTTAATTTTACCTTGGGGGTAAGTATCGGTTACTTGTATTTTAACCGTTGCTGTGTTCGAGTTGAAGAAACACCCCAGCAAATACGCAGAAATACCCAAGCAAAAACACCCTGCGCCGTTGTGGCAGGCTTGGTTTTTGATGCTATACCCTACATATCCTTATTGATTAAAAAACAAAAAATTTGCGAGGGCGGCAAATTCTGTGATGTGCAACGTTTCAGCACGCCGCTCTGGAGCAATGCCGAGTTCTTCAAAAGCAGTCCCTAATACCTCCGCCGATGTCAGTCTACTCCTAACTAACGTGTTTTTTAGCATCTTCCGCCGCGTCCGAAACGCTGTTCGGACGACTTTAAAGAAGAATTCCTCATTTTCAACCGTAACCTTTGGGTTTTCGCGCATTGTCAATTTTAGGAGTGCCGAATCCACTTTCGGTGCCGGATAAAAGCTTTCTGGCGGCAGCGTGGCGATGAGGGTCGCGTCGGTCCTATAAGCGACACCGATTGTCAAGGCACCGTAGTCCTTTCCTCCCGGTTCAGCAACAATCCTTTCTGCGACTTCCTTTTGCATCATCAAGACGCAACTGTGAATCTGTTTGTAATGATCGAGCAGTTTCCACAAGATTGGGGTCGTAATGCTATAAGGCAGGTTCGCTATAACTTTGTAAGTGAACGATGGACTGGCGGGTTCAAATAATCGGTGGAGTTCCAGTTTGAGGATGTCGGCGTTAAGGAGTTGAACACGCGAATCTGTTGATTTTTGTATAGCAAGTTTTGGCTTGCAAGCTACACCACTTTCAACAGCAAGTTTTGGCTTGCAAGCTACGCCAAAACGCGCTGCTAACGCCTCGTATAACAATTCATCTACTTCAACAGCGATTACACGGTTGGCACGTCGCACCAAAACGTCCGTGAGGCACCCTAAACCGGCACCGATTTCTATGACTGTGTCGGTCTCCGTGAGTTCTCCGGCTTCGAGAATAATTTCGAGGGCTTCTGGGTTAACGAGGAAGTTTTGTCCTAATTGTTTTTTGGGACGGGTGTGATTTAGGGCAAAAAAGTCGCGAACCTGTTGATAGTTCATCTTGTTGGCGGAAACCTTGTCATCCGGATTTCCTGAATAGTCTATTGAGGACTGTTTCGTATGGAAACAACCTTTGTCAGAATGGCGTCTGCTACGTCGCGTTTCGAGGAACGCGGAAGTTGTTCGCAGGTGCCGTCTCGGTCCAGCAAGGTTACAATATTCGTATCGACTCCGAATCCAGCACCCTCCGCAAGAATGTCATTCGCGACAATGAGATCACAGTTTTTGCGTACCAACTTCTTTTCAGCGTTCTCAAGGAGGTCGTTCGTTTCGGCGGCAAAGCAAACGAGGGTTTGGTTCGTTTTCTGTTCGCCAAGTGTCTGCGCGATGTCCGGATTCCTTTCGAGTGGAAGTGTCAAAGTTTCGGTAGTTTTTTTTATTTTTTGGGGCGTAAATTCGCTGGGTCGGTAATCGGCAGGCGCGCCCGCCATAATAACAATGTCTGTTTCTTTGAAAGCTTGCAGGACTGCATCGTGCATATCAAGCGTCGTCTCGACGTACTCGGTCTCAATGCCGACAGGGGCAGGGACAGTCGCAGTGCCGCTGATGAGGTGCACCTCTGCCCCGCGCTGTGTCGCCGCTTCAGCGATGGCGTATCCCATCTTGCCGCTCGAACGATTGGTGATAAATCGGACCGGATCGATATATTCGCGCGTTGCCCCTGCTGTGACGAGAACACGTGTCCCTCGTAAATCGTCCGTTTCGACCTTGGGTAAGGCGTTCGATCTGGCATCAGAAAGCATATCACTGACCCCTTGCAGGATCGCCTCTACTGTATTCAACCGTCCCGTCCCTTCATAGCCGCATGCCAAGTCGCCACTGGCTGGTTCAATGAAATGGATCCCGTGTGTTTTCAAGGTGTCGATATTCCGTCGCACAAACGGATTGTGGTACATGTGTCCGTTCATCGCCGGTGCAAGGAGGATGGGGCAGTGAACAGAAACCGCAACAGTGGACAGCGCGTCATCAGCGATGCCGTTTGCCATTTTACCGATGATGTTCGCTGTCGTGGGGACAATCACGAGGAGATCCGCACGGTCGGCGAGGTCGATGTGAGGCGGTTTCCAGTCTGTTCCAGCGTCAAATAGGTTCAGGAGGACAGGATTCCTCGAGATGACTTGGAATTGCAGTGGCTGCACAAGACGCGTGGCGTTTTCTGTCATGACAACGTGAACGGATGCACCGCCTTTGACGAGTTGGCTTGCCACGTCAATCGCTTTGTGAATGGCTATGCCGCCTGTAACACCTAAGATAATCGTCCGCTCTTTAAGTTCCATTGATTCATGAAATATCGTTGTCTTGGCGATGAGCGAGTTGCTGACGGAGCCGTTCTATCTCGGCTTCCATTTCCTGTGCGTGTGTTTCTGCTGCTGCTGTGCGCGTTTCTGCTGCTATCCGAAGGTCATGCTCCTCCATAGAAGTCGTAATCGGCGTGCCATCCGGTAGATACGGACGTAGCAGCCGCACATGCGTATCCTGTTGATCCTCCCACTGAAAATAGAGATTCAAGGTTTCACTGAACAGACCTCCTTGGGCATCAGGCATAATTTCAACGATATCCCCCGTTAGGTCTCGCTGCCAACCCCGAAACTCAGGTGGCTTTTCCATTTCGGGTTGATGGATGAAATACGCGTCTACCCCCATGTCATTTAGATAGATGTGAACCTTTTCATGTCGATCCTGATCGGCTGTTGCGTCGGAAAGGAATTCAAAGATAGCCGTAGGAACAGCACCTTCTGACCATGTATAAAAACTGCGCCGTTGTGGAAACTTAGAAACCCCAAAGACGACGTAAACGTCGGGCGCGACGAATTTCGTGATATCGCCTTCACGATAATAAATGAAACTGTCAACACCGATGTAAACGTATGGGTTGATCGCAAAGTATCGCATGAGTTGGTCAGAAAAAATTCCAATCTGGTCGGCATGAAATCCAGTTGCGGCCGTAGGTTCATCATCCTCATAGGGGTATCCTTCTATGTAAATTGTCGGTTTTCCGCTCGCTTTTGGAAAGACCGGCATATATTTTTTCTGTTTGAATGCAAAGGTGTCGAGGGACCCCATAATTTCCTCCTTATCCGTTTACCCTAAATCGAATCCACGCTAATCTACACTGTCAATACCGAGTAAGGGATTGAGTGTCTCTATCAGTTTTGAATCAACGCGAGATCGCTCAGCACTAATGATCGTCTGAATCTGTTGAACTGCCTGTTGGATTTTGCCTTGTGAGTTGCTCACCCAATAGTCGTAGTGCTGAATCTCAAGAACTTCGGATTTTGCTATATCCAATCGCTGTTTCAGTTCCGACTCCGATTCTGTGTCTCTGCGGCGGAGCCGTTTCTCCAAGGTAGCGAATGATGGCGGGACAATAAAGATGAGGATACTTCTTGCCGGTGTGAGATCTTGTTGTCGCTTTCGGATTTCCAGAGAACCCTTTACCTCAATCTCCAAAATAGCATCTTTCCCGGTTTCACGGGCATCCGCAATTTCAGATTTGAGCGTTCCATAGAGGTTGTCGCCATATTCTGCCCATTCTAAGAATTTGTCCTGCTGAATAGACTTTTCAAATTCCGCCTTTGACAGAAAGTGGTAATCAACGCCATCTACTTCACCGGGACGTGGTTTACGCGTTGTTGCAGAGACAGATAATTGTAAAGTTTCATCTGCTTTGCAGAGGGAATCAATGACGGTGCTTTTCCCTGAGCCGGACGGTCCAGAGATGACGATGACGAGGTTCGGTTTATAAAGGTGTGTATTCGCCATTGGAAGCGTTTTAATTTATGGAGTTTAGGTGCAAGCCTATAGAGATTTGCAGGACAATGCCCTCCGCTGCGCTTACGGGCAGGTTTCTGGTGGTACTCAGACGTAGCCTGCAACATCGGCACAGGGTTTTTGCTTGGGCGTTTCCCCTAGATATACGGAGAGGCACTTCAATATTCAAACTCACCTCATCGAACCGCAAGGTAAAATTAAAATTAGTCTGCGGCTTCAGCCAGTTCCACAAGCACGGGGGATTCAACGCGGATAGCGTCTTTGATACAAACCTCTTCGCACAGTTTGCAGCCGACACAGTCTTTGGGTTTAACCAATTCGCAGATGCCGAAGAAACTTTCGGCGTGTTCGCCGGTCTCTGGGTCCTTGAGTTCAAGACAATCCCAAGGGCAAATATGGACACAGAAGTCGCATCCCGAACAAAGTTCTTCGTAGATAACGGCGATGGGTCGGTGTGTGGGACGACGAATGAATTTGCACACCTCTCCGAATTGATCACGGATCGCCTCGACTGGACAGACCATCCCGCATGCGCTGCAATCAATGCAGATATTCGGATCAATGATGTGTAGCATGTTCCGATCACCCGTTATTGCATCAACCGGACAGTTCGTCAAACACGCCATGCACCCGATACATTCGTCAGTGATATAGTATGCCATGAATCATTTTCCTATCTTTCGGCAGAATCTTACTAATACACTCAATACATATATTTTAACACAATGTTCGTAAATTGTCAAGGGTGTTTTTATTTTTATCAAGGGCATTCAGTTCCCTTGTAGGACGGAACTCCCATTCCCGACCATATTGGCAATTGGTAACTGGTTGTCCACTAATCTTGGTAAAAACTGATAATTATCTTCCTGACGGTTGACACCTACAAGAATCCTGCAAATCCTTTAATCCTGTGAATCCTGATTCAGACAATGCCTGACGACTGAAACTATCCCGTTGATATTTTTCGAGAGTATCGGCTATAATAGCGACATAGAAATGTTAGGGCTTGCTTGGTAAGCCCATACTACAAAAGGAAATGGGAGATCTAATGGACTTAGGATTAAAGAACAAAGTAGTAGTTGTAACAGGGGCGAGCCGCGGCATTGGACGTGCTATTGCACACGGATTCGCTGAAGAAGGCGCACGATTGAGCATCTGTGGCAGAACCCAAGATACACTCCAAGAGGTTAAGGATAAACTCACGGCAAAAGGCGCGGAAGTCTTTGCCAAACTCACGGATGTTACGGAGGGCGAGCAGGTTGACGCGTTCGTAGCAGAAACCGTGGGAACGTATGGCGGGATTGATGTCGTTGTGAACAACGTCGGTGGCAGTCGATGGACCCCTCTGGAAGAAATTTCGGATACCGAATGGCACGAAATCCTCGACCTGAATCTCGTATCTGGGGCACGGATAAACCGACGCGCAATCCCTGAAATGAAAAAGCAAGGGAGCGGTGTAATTCTGATGATAACCTCTATCTATGGTAGAGAAGGCGGTGGACACATCACCTATAACGCCGCGAAAGCCGCCGAGATCAGTATGACAAAGTCGTTGGCAAGGGAGTTGGCACCAGACAATATCCGCGTAAATAGTGTTGCACCGGGTTCCATTCTCTTTCCCGGTGGTGGTTGGGCTCGCCGCATCGCAGCGGATCCGGCAGCGATGGAAGACTTTGTGAAAAG
This window encodes:
- a CDS encoding Uma2 family endonuclease, yielding MGSLDTFAFKQKKYMPVFPKASGKPTIYIEGYPYEDDEPTAATGFHADQIGIFSDQLMRYFAINPYVYIGVDSFIYYREGDITKFVAPDVYVVFGVSKFPQRRSFYTWSEGAVPTAIFEFLSDATADQDRHEKVHIYLNDMGVDAYFIHQPEMEKPPEFRGWQRDLTGDIVEIMPDAQGGLFSETLNLYFQWEDQQDTHVRLLRPYLPDGTPITTSMEEHDLRIAAETRTAAAETHAQEMEAEIERLRQQLAHRQDNDIS
- the coaBC gene encoding bifunctional phosphopantothenoylcysteine decarboxylase/phosphopantothenate--cysteine ligase CoaBC, whose product is MELKERTIILGVTGGIAIHKAIDVASQLVKGGASVHVVMTENATRLVQPLQFQVISRNPVLLNLFDAGTDWKPPHIDLADRADLLVIVPTTANIIGKMANGIADDALSTVAVSVHCPILLAPAMNGHMYHNPFVRRNIDTLKTHGIHFIEPASGDLACGYEGTGRLNTVEAILQGVSDMLSDARSNALPKVETDDLRGTRVLVTAGATREYIDPVRFITNRSSGKMGYAIAEAATQRGAEVHLISGTATVPAPVGIETEYVETTLDMHDAVLQAFKETDIVIMAGAPADYRPSEFTPQKIKKTTETLTLPLERNPDIAQTLGEQKTNQTLVCFAAETNDLLENAEKKLVRKNCDLIVANDILAEGAGFGVDTNIVTLLDRDGTCEQLPRSSKRDVADAILTKVVSIRNSPQ
- a CDS encoding SDR family oxidoreductase; this encodes MDLGLKNKVVVVTGASRGIGRAIAHGFAEEGARLSICGRTQDTLQEVKDKLTAKGAEVFAKLTDVTEGEQVDAFVAETVGTYGGIDVVVNNVGGSRWTPLEEISDTEWHEILDLNLVSGARINRRAIPEMKKQGSGVILMITSIYGREGGGHITYNAAKAAEISMTKSLARELAPDNIRVNSVAPGSILFPGGGWARRIAADPAAMEDFVKSDMPLGRFGKPEEIANVVVFLASERASLVTGACVNVDGCQSHSNI
- the gmk gene encoding guanylate kinase encodes the protein MANTHLYKPNLVIVISGPSGSGKSTVIDSLCKADETLQLSVSATTRKPRPGEVDGVDYHFLSKAEFEKSIQQDKFLEWAEYGDNLYGTLKSEIADARETGKDAILEIEVKGSLEIRKRQQDLTPARSILIFIVPPSFATLEKRLRRRDTESESELKQRLDIAKSEVLEIQHYDYWVSNSQGKIQQAVQQIQTIISAERSRVDSKLIETLNPLLGIDSVD
- a CDS encoding 4Fe-4S binding protein, which encodes MAYYITDECIGCMACLTNCPVDAITGDRNMLHIIDPNICIDCSACGMVCPVEAIRDQFGEVCKFIRRPTHRPIAVIYEELCSGCDFCVHICPWDCLELKDPETGEHAESFFGICELVKPKDCVGCKLCEEVCIKDAIRVESPVLVELAEAAD
- the rsmA gene encoding ribosomal RNA small subunit methyltransferase A, which translates into the protein MNYQQVRDFFALNHTRPKKQLGQNFLVNPEALEIILEAGELTETDTVIEIGAGLGCLTDVLVRRANRVIAVEVDELLYEALAARFGVACKPKLAVESGVACKPKLAIQKSTDSRVQLLNADILKLELHRLFEPASPSFTYKVIANLPYSITTPILWKLLDHYKQIHSCVLMMQKEVAERIVAEPGGKDYGALTIGVAYRTDATLIATLPPESFYPAPKVDSALLKLTMRENPKVTVENEEFFFKVVRTAFRTRRKMLKNTLVRSRLTSAEVLGTAFEELGIAPERRAETLHITEFAALANFLFFNQ